The sequence CCGCGGCGATGACTAGCTTTTTGGCTTCGTATCTGCCGAGGCCGGTATCGATCACGAACCCCGAACCGCTTCGGCCGACCGACGCGACCGGGCAGTTCGTTAGGATCGTGACCTTCGCGCGCTCGCATTCGAGCAGCAGCATTTCGACGATCTGCCGCGCCGAATTACGGCAGAAGATCTGCCCTAGTTTCTTTTCGTAGAACTCGATTCGATGCTTGCGGACGAGTTCGACAAAATCGTGCGGCGTATAACCGGCGAGCGCCGACTTCGCAAAATGCGGGTTTTCCGAGATGAAATTCTCGGCCGTCGTGTTCAGATTCGTGAAATTGCATCGGCCGCCGCCCGAGATCAGGATCTTGCGGCCGGGCTGCACATTGTGTTCGACAACGAGGACGCGTTTCCCGCGCCTTCCGGCAGTTATGGCGCAGAAAAGTCCGGCGGCTCCGGCGCCGATGACGACGGCGTCGTAGGTCATCTTCCGAGATACCGTTCGAGCAGAATGTTGGTGTGATGGATCTCGTGTCCGGCAACGATATAGCCGAGCGCGCGGACGCTGATTTCGTGGTCGTTGGCGACGCCGCGGCGATCCCAGGCCGCTTCCGGAAACTGCCCGAACATCAGAATATGCGAGCGCCGCAGGAGCAGGAATTCGTCGATCAGATCCGGCCAGCAGCAGTCGTCGAAATAGGCGTTGAGAATATAGTCGTCCTGCTCCATTCCCGCCAGTTCATTCCCGTCGGCGCGTGCGAAGCGCAGTGCGCGGTACGCCATAATTCGTTCTGTATCAATAAGATGGCCGAGAAGCTCGCGAATGCTCCACTTCCCTTCGGCGTAACGGTAGAGCGACTGTTCATCCGAGATCGACGAATATAGTTCCTCGACGAAAGCGCAGCGTGACCGCAGTGTTTTCAGCAGATCGGCGCCTTCGACCTTCGAGACGTAACCGCCATAGTAAGCAAAATACTCATCTTCCGCGGGGCGCGAAATGACCGGAATTTTCATATTCCAATTCTAGCAAAAAAACGATAGAATCAGCTGATGAAATTTTTCACCAGATATATGCCGTTGTTGATGATCTTTTTGTCGTTTTCCGCGGCCGGCGTTTTTGCTCAGAAAGCGGAACCGATGCGGATCAAATTCGCGAAAGGGAAGTCGTCGGCCACGATCACCAACACGCTCTCGAACGATGAAGAGATGGACCTTGTTTTCAGCGCCAAAAAGGACCAATCCGTCTCGTTGAAGGTCTCTTCAAAACCGAAAGGCAACTTCTTTGATTTCACGCTCGGCGGAGACGGTTTCGACCTCGAGACCGAGATGGATTCGTATTCCGAATACGCGTTTCGCGCACCCGAAACCGGCGACTATCTGGTTACCGTCCGCAAACGGCCGACGGAAGCAACGCCGAAGGCAAGGTTCTATCTGGTTCTGACGATCCGCTGAGGCGCGGCGGCGCTTTCGCAAACAAATAGGAAACGCTGCTCCGAACCGGGCATCAGCTTCGACGTGAACCTCACGCCGTTTTTGACAAGTTCAGCCTCGATGTTCGGCCCGCCGAAGAGCCGCAAGGGTCGTCCTCGGGCCCAATGGATGAGTCGCGGGAGCTTTTGCGAAAATTTGTCGAGCGCGCGGCAGGTTACGAAGTCGACGTCGGGTACGGTAATCTCCTCGAATTGGCGATTTATTACCCTTGTCCGGTCTTCGATTCCGAGCGCTGCGACCGCGTCCCTTAAAAATCCGGATTTCTTGAGTTTCGCCTCGATAAGGACGCTCTTGAGGTCAGGTCGGACGATCAGACATGGAATCGACGGAAGACCCGCACCGGTTCCGACATCGGCGAAAGCGCAGCTTTCAGGCAGATACTCTAGCAGCGTCAGAGACTCAAGAATATGCCGGACGGCAAATTC is a genomic window of Acidobacteriota bacterium containing:
- a CDS encoding DinB family protein — translated: MKIPVISRPAEDEYFAYYGGYVSKVEGADLLKTLRSRCAFVEELYSSISDEQSLYRYAEGKWSIRELLGHLIDTERIMAYRALRFARADGNELAGMEQDDYILNAYFDDCCWPDLIDEFLLLRRSHILMFGQFPEAAWDRRGVANDHEISVRALGYIVAGHEIHHTNILLERYLGR
- a CDS encoding class I SAM-dependent methyltransferase — protein: MQFAEAISMNQGAFGLRIEDAAIKKLADFYDLVQENNPILHLVAPAPVEEFAVRHILESLTLLEYLPESCAFADVGTGAGLPSIPCLIVRPDLKSVLIEAKLKKSGFLRDAVAALGIEDRTRVINRQFEEITVPDVDFVTCRALDKFSQKLPRLIHWARGRPLRLFGGPNIEAELVKNGVRFTSKLMPGSEQRFLFVCESAAAPQRIVRTR